The Micromonospora sp. WMMD1102 genome has a segment encoding these proteins:
- a CDS encoding bifunctional DNA primase/polymerase, with translation MTATLPDVATLTAEDVRTAARAWHAAGCAVLPVKADGSKRPDLAGWTRYQAEQPSAQQMAAWFNDADRTGLGVVCGAISGGLEMFELEGRAVADGARERLVPAFDAAGVLDVWRRLSKGYAEWTPSGGLHLLYRLADREVPGNTKVARRPKREDEYTDEDRALLAKHPNKVIPTVLAETRGEGGFVVVAPSHGTTHDSGKPWQFSGSSTPGAVPTITWAERDALFAAVHAVLDQMPEPEPPTRPAARQAAQSGDRPGDVWAARTGWADILEPHGWKHVWRKGDMDYWRRPGDDKKVGWSARTGGRHDALWVWSTSTEFPTEESITKFRAYAILDHQGNDHQAASALRAAGHGGDRWPVNEPHRQGRARTESPQKRAATAGPAWPVLHEDARYGLAADLVNLYDPHTEADPAAVMLTFLATAGCRFGSGYYITGGNTRHAPKVWPILCGDTATGAKGTAVAVVRSFWRTHDKQFVEMNTATGLSTGEGLIRIVRDANGDDPSAPGFDEGVHDKRLWVDAPEFASVLERARREGNSLSGTLREAYDDLPLQTMTSGSPLRATGSHVVIVPQITPTELVGKLTATDVANGLANRFMTVCSRMSKTLPEGSAPDPDDVRDFSRRLDEVTGALFRAYHDRGELRRTAAARKLWASEYHKRMNQRRDEAESPVKSLLARWHANSARLSVIYALLDGTLDVDERHVRAALACWDYVEASTRYVFGSAAGDRDLGRLMEFIDESETGRTRKAISVELFQRHKTKKELDELLDKLLNLGGYACSRQVGPNGGAPAATYYRVRSGG, from the coding sequence GTGACCGCCACGCTTCCGGACGTCGCCACCCTCACGGCCGAGGATGTACGGACCGCAGCCCGAGCCTGGCACGCCGCCGGTTGCGCCGTCCTGCCCGTCAAGGCAGACGGCAGCAAGCGACCCGACCTCGCCGGATGGACCCGATACCAAGCCGAACAACCGTCCGCCCAGCAGATGGCCGCCTGGTTCAACGATGCCGACCGGACCGGGCTCGGCGTGGTCTGCGGCGCCATCTCCGGTGGGCTGGAGATGTTCGAGTTGGAAGGCCGCGCCGTCGCCGACGGTGCCCGCGAACGTCTCGTTCCCGCCTTCGACGCGGCCGGGGTGCTGGACGTATGGCGCCGCTTGAGCAAGGGATACGCCGAGTGGACCCCCAGCGGTGGACTGCACCTGCTCTACCGGCTCGCCGACCGCGAGGTGCCCGGCAACACGAAGGTCGCCCGCCGACCGAAGCGGGAGGACGAGTACACCGACGAGGACCGGGCGCTGCTCGCGAAGCATCCCAACAAGGTCATCCCGACTGTGTTGGCCGAGACACGCGGCGAGGGCGGGTTCGTGGTCGTCGCACCAAGCCACGGCACCACCCACGACAGCGGCAAACCGTGGCAGTTCAGCGGCAGCAGCACCCCCGGTGCCGTCCCGACGATCACATGGGCCGAGCGGGACGCCCTCTTCGCCGCCGTACACGCGGTGCTCGACCAGATGCCGGAACCGGAGCCACCGACCCGACCGGCGGCACGCCAAGCGGCGCAGTCAGGCGATCGGCCCGGTGACGTGTGGGCCGCCCGGACCGGGTGGGCGGACATCCTCGAACCGCACGGATGGAAGCACGTCTGGCGCAAGGGCGACATGGACTACTGGCGGCGGCCGGGCGACGACAAGAAGGTCGGCTGGTCCGCCCGTACCGGCGGCCGGCACGACGCCCTCTGGGTGTGGTCGACGAGCACCGAGTTCCCGACGGAGGAGAGCATCACCAAGTTCCGCGCGTACGCGATCCTCGACCACCAGGGGAACGACCACCAAGCCGCATCGGCGCTACGGGCCGCTGGGCATGGTGGTGACCGGTGGCCAGTCAATGAACCGCACCGACAGGGCAGGGCCCGGACCGAGTCGCCGCAGAAGCGGGCGGCGACGGCTGGTCCCGCCTGGCCGGTGCTTCACGAGGACGCCCGTTACGGTCTAGCCGCCGACCTCGTGAACCTCTACGACCCGCACACTGAAGCCGATCCGGCCGCCGTCATGTTGACCTTCCTAGCCACGGCCGGTTGTCGCTTCGGGTCGGGCTACTACATCACCGGCGGAAACACCCGGCACGCACCCAAGGTGTGGCCCATCCTCTGCGGCGACACCGCAACCGGCGCCAAGGGCACCGCCGTAGCAGTCGTCCGATCCTTCTGGCGAACCCATGACAAACAGTTCGTGGAGATGAACACCGCCACCGGCCTGTCGACCGGTGAAGGCTTGATCCGTATCGTCCGAGACGCGAACGGCGACGACCCGTCAGCGCCCGGGTTCGACGAGGGTGTGCACGACAAGCGGTTGTGGGTCGACGCCCCCGAGTTCGCCAGCGTCTTGGAGCGCGCCCGACGGGAGGGGAACTCCCTCTCCGGGACCCTCCGGGAGGCGTACGACGACCTGCCGTTGCAGACGATGACCAGCGGCTCGCCGCTACGGGCTACTGGCTCTCACGTTGTCATCGTTCCGCAGATCACGCCGACCGAACTGGTCGGGAAGCTCACCGCTACCGACGTGGCGAACGGGCTCGCGAACCGGTTCATGACTGTCTGCTCCCGGATGAGTAAGACCCTGCCGGAAGGGTCGGCGCCCGATCCGGACGACGTACGCGACTTCAGCCGTCGGCTGGACGAGGTCACCGGGGCCCTGTTCCGCGCCTATCACGACCGTGGTGAACTCCGCCGTACGGCGGCAGCGCGGAAGCTGTGGGCATCGGAGTACCACAAGCGGATGAACCAGCGACGCGACGAGGCCGAGTCGCCGGTCAAGTCGCTGCTCGCTCGCTGGCACGCCAACAGTGCCCGACTGTCGGTCATCTACGCCCTCCTGGACGGCACGCTCGATGTCGACGAGCGGCACGTACGGGCCGCCCTCGCATGTTGGGACTACGTCGAGGCCAGCACCCGCTACGTGTTCGGGTCGGCCGCCGGAGACCGGGACCTGGGTCGGCTCATGGAGTTCATCGACGAGTCGGAGACCGGGCGTACCCGCAAGGCCATCTCGGTTGAGCTGTTCCAGCGCCACAAGACCAAGAAGGAGCTGGACGAACTGCTCGACAAGCTGCTCAACCTCGGTGGCTACGCCTGCTCACGGCAGGTCGGTCCGAACGGTGGGGCGCCGGCAGCGACGTACTACCGGGTGCGGTCCGGGGGTTAG